The following coding sequences lie in one Primulina huaijiensis isolate GDHJ02 chromosome 2, ASM1229523v2, whole genome shotgun sequence genomic window:
- the LOC140970764 gene encoding serine/threonine protein phosphatase 2A 57 kDa regulatory subunit B' theta isoform-like — protein MIKNILNRLPRKQAKLAENRDGGSSTSSSNASASSRSNYAAGSRSGNSSATFFQGTNSTSSSGVVSGSKLYDPLNTKVNGTGRAVPYEALPSFRDVQNAEKQNLFIKKLNLCCVLFDFTEPAKNMKEKDIKRQTLTELVDYVTSPNGKFSETVMQEIVKLVSINLFRTLSNQCRENKVVEAFDVEDDEPLMDPAWPHLQLVYEFLLRFVASPETDAKLAKRYIDHSFVLKLLDLFDSEDPREREYLKTVMHRIYGKFMVHRPFIRKSINNIFYRFIFETEKHNGIAQMLEILGSIINGFALPLKEEHKLFLVRVLIPLHKPKCIPMYHQQLSYCITQFVEKDCKLADTVIRGLLKYWPITNSSKEVMFLGELEEVLEATQPPEFQRCMVPLFRRIGRCLSSLHFQVAERALFLWKNDHIENLIKQNRQVILPIIFPSLEKNSRSHWNQAVQSMTQNVRKLFSDVDLELFDECLLKFQEDEARKEEIKLKRVAVWKRLEETSAVKTSANEAVLVPLRTNTKMPSG, from the exons atgattaaaaatattctCAATAGACTTCCACGAAAACAAGCCAAGTTAGCTGAGAATCGGGATGGAGGATCCTCTACTTCATCGTCAAATGCTTCTGCTTCTTCCAGAAGCAATTATGCTGCAGGTTCGCGGTCAGGCAATTCAAGTGCTACATTTTTTCAAGGGACCAATTCAACTTCAAGTTCTGGTGTAGTTTCTGGAAGTAAGCTCTATGACCCCCTGAACACAAAGGTAAATGGAACCGGCAGGGCTGTGCCATATGAGGCACTTCCTAGTTTTAGAGATGTACAAAATGCAGAGAAGCAAAACTTGTTTATTAAAAAGTTGAACTTGTGTTGTGTACTATTTGACTTCACTGAACCTGCTAAGAATATGAAAGAAAAAGACATCAAGCGGCAGACATTGACAGAGCTTGTTGACTATGTGACTTCACCCAATGGGAAGTTTAGTGAAACAGTTATGCAAGAGATCGTGAAATTGGTATCCATAAATTTGTTTCGGACACTCTCTAATCAGTGTCGTGAAAACAAAGTTGTAGAGGCCTTTGATGTGGAAGACGATGAGCCCTTAATGGATCCTGCATGGCCCCATCTGCAGCTCGTCTATGAATTCCTTCTCAGGTTTGTGGCTTCACCAGAGACAGATGCCAAGCTGGCAAAGCGCTACATTGATCACTCATTTGTTCTGAAGTTACTTGATCTATTTGATTCAGAAGATCCCAGAGAAAGAGAGTATCTAAAAACCGTCATGCACCGCATATATGGGAAGTTCATGGTGCATCGTCCATTCATAAGGAAatcaattaataatatattctaccgctttatttttgaaacggaGAAGCATAATGGCATCGCACAAATGTTAGAAATTTTGGGCAGCATTATAAATGGATTTGCATTGCCTTTGAAAGAAGAACACAAACTTTTCCTTGTTCGGGTGTTAATTCCTCTTCACAAGCCAAAGTGCATACCAATGTATCATCAGCAGCTGTCTTACTGCATCACACAGTTTGTGGAAAAGGACTGCAAACTTGCTGATACTGTCATACGAGGCCTGTTGAAATATTGGCCGATCACAAACAGTTCAAAGGAGGTTATGTTCTTGGGTGAACTAGAGGAAGTATTGGAAGCTACTCAACCTCCAGAGTTCCAGCGCTGTATGGTTCCATTGTTTCGGCGGATTGGTCGATGCTTGAGCAGCTTACATTTTCAG GTGGCGGAGAGGGCTCTATTTTTATGGAAGAATGATCATATCGAGAACCTGATTAAACAAAATCGTCAAGTAATACTTCCGATAATCTTCCCTTCCTTGGAGAAGAATTCAAGAAGCCACTGGAACCAGGCAGTCCAGAGCATGACGCAAAATGTCCGCAAACTCTTCTCTGATGTGGATCTAGAACTTTTCGACGAGTGTTTACTGAAATTCCAAGAAGATGAAGCAAGGAAAGAAGAGATTAAGCTGAAACGTGTAGCGGTATGGAAACGCCTGGAAGAAACATCTGCGGTAAAAACTTCAGCTAATGAAGCCGTGCTAGTTCCTCTCAGGACAAATACTAAAATGCCATCTGGATAG